Proteins from a genomic interval of Asticcacaulis sp. AND118:
- a CDS encoding PQQ-dependent sugar dehydrogenase translates to MKRRDLMLTGLSLTLLLSIPACAQTASKPAAESNAYEAAVFAEGIEQPWGIAFLPDGRLLATEKAGGIKLISKDGKSVQTISGGPTVVDYGQAGLLGVAVDPKFAENSLVYFSFSEEGENDTAGTAVARGKLDGSAITGLQVIWRQTPKVESPNHWGSRIVFSKDGQYLFITVGDRANQRPLVQRLDTTIGKTLRIRPDGSIPEDNPFVKTAGAKPEIWSLGHRNQQGAFVHPETGDLWTNEHGPQGGDEINIVKPGKNYGWPVITYGEEYGGGKIGETARDGLEQPLYYWTPSMAPGNMVFYNGPHKAWQGKVFVASLKFKYLGMITLDDGKAVKEEKLLTSFNERIRDVVQGPDGALYVAFDNPEGRIVRVVPK, encoded by the coding sequence ATGAAACGCCGAGACCTGATGCTCACCGGTCTGAGCCTGACCCTGCTCCTGAGCATCCCCGCCTGCGCCCAGACGGCCAGCAAACCCGCTGCCGAGTCGAACGCCTATGAGGCGGCCGTTTTTGCTGAGGGCATCGAACAGCCCTGGGGCATCGCCTTCCTGCCCGACGGGCGGCTGCTGGCCACAGAGAAGGCCGGCGGGATCAAGCTGATCAGCAAGGACGGTAAGAGCGTTCAGACCATTTCCGGCGGTCCCACCGTCGTCGATTACGGTCAGGCCGGTCTTCTGGGCGTCGCCGTCGATCCGAAGTTTGCTGAAAACAGCCTCGTCTATTTCAGCTTCTCCGAAGAGGGCGAAAACGATACGGCCGGCACGGCGGTGGCGCGCGGCAAGCTGGACGGTTCGGCCATCACCGGGCTTCAGGTCATCTGGCGTCAGACGCCCAAGGTCGAAAGCCCCAACCACTGGGGGTCGCGCATCGTCTTCTCCAAGGACGGGCAGTACCTGTTCATCACGGTCGGCGACCGCGCCAATCAGCGGCCTCTGGTTCAGCGCCTCGACACCACGATCGGCAAGACGCTGCGCATCCGTCCGGACGGCTCGATCCCCGAAGACAACCCCTTCGTGAAGACCGCCGGGGCAAAGCCGGAAATCTGGAGCCTTGGCCACCGCAACCAGCAGGGCGCCTTCGTCCATCCGGAAACCGGCGATCTGTGGACCAACGAGCACGGGCCGCAGGGCGGTGACGAGATTAATATCGTCAAGCCGGGCAAGAATTACGGCTGGCCGGTCATCACCTATGGCGAGGAATATGGCGGCGGCAAGATCGGCGAAACGGCCAGGGACGGGCTGGAACAACCGCTCTATTACTGGACGCCGTCGATGGCGCCGGGCAACATGGTCTTCTATAACGGCCCGCACAAGGCCTGGCAGGGCAAGGTCTTCGTCGCCTCGCTGAAGTTCAAATATCTCGGCATGATCACACTGGACGACGGCAAGGCGGTGAAGGAGGAGAAACTCCTGACCAGCTTTAACGAGCGCATCCGCGATGTGGTGCAGGGACCGGATGGCGCGCTGTATGTCGCTTTCGACAATCCGGAAGGGCGCATCGTGCGCGTGGTGCCAAAGTAA